Proteins from a single region of Desulfolutivibrio sulfoxidireducens:
- the tsaA gene encoding tRNA (N6-threonylcarbamoyladenosine(37)-N6)-methyltransferase TrmO: MIDNTLRFIGTVRSELRDRKDAPRNEAEGAPPATIVIDPAYLEGLDGLQIGQEIIVLTWLHLSDRDVLKVHPRNNKNMPKRGVFTTRSPARPNPIGYHRVRVTGLDDDGTVHVDALEAVDGTPVLDIKTGGRPTTPPAAKA; the protein is encoded by the coding sequence ATGATCGACAACACGCTTCGCTTCATCGGCACGGTCCGCTCCGAACTTCGCGACCGCAAGGACGCCCCCAGAAACGAGGCCGAGGGCGCGCCCCCGGCCACCATCGTCATCGATCCGGCCTATCTGGAGGGCCTCGACGGGCTTCAAATCGGCCAGGAGATCATCGTCCTGACCTGGCTGCACCTCTCGGATCGCGACGTGCTCAAGGTCCATCCGCGCAACAACAAAAATATGCCCAAGCGCGGGGTGTTCACCACCCGCTCCCCGGCCCGGCCCAACCCCATCGGCTACCACCGGGTGCGCGTCACAGGCCTGGACGACGACGGCACGGTGCATGTGGACGCCCTGGAGGCCGTGGACGGCACCCCGGTCCTGGACATCAAGACCGGCGGACGCCCGACCACGCCACCCGCCGCCAAAGCCTGA
- a CDS encoding DMT family transporter, protein MLQLILGAACISFSAVFVKLAHVSALSAAFYRMGVGGLGLFAALALTGRLGAVRGRLLWRALPCAVFFAADLWTWHVSINIVGPGMGTLLGNFQVFMLALVSVTLYKQKTGPVFWISMALAVIGLYAMVGVGFAQRPPDYGLGVLYGLSTAFFYGLYILSLQKAVSGLGASDPLAITAMLSLGAAALIGCGMAAMGDTFAIPDTESILALLAYGIVCQALGSLFITRGLMLVRAALAGLILLLQPVLAYVWDILFFAKPMSAAELSGAALALVGIYLGSTRRKKA, encoded by the coding sequence ATGCTGCAATTGATCCTTGGCGCGGCCTGCATCAGCTTTTCGGCCGTGTTCGTGAAACTGGCCCACGTCTCGGCCCTGTCCGCCGCCTTCTACCGCATGGGCGTGGGCGGCCTCGGGCTTTTCGCGGCCCTGGCCCTGACCGGCCGGCTCGGGGCCGTGCGCGGCCGACTCCTGTGGCGGGCCTTGCCCTGCGCGGTCTTTTTCGCCGCCGACCTGTGGACCTGGCACGTAAGCATCAACATCGTGGGGCCGGGCATGGGCACCCTGCTCGGCAACTTCCAGGTGTTCATGCTGGCCCTGGTCTCGGTGACGCTCTACAAACAGAAAACCGGGCCGGTCTTCTGGATTTCCATGGCCCTGGCCGTGATCGGCCTGTACGCCATGGTCGGGGTGGGCTTCGCGCAAAGGCCCCCGGACTACGGCCTGGGCGTCCTGTACGGCCTCTCGACCGCCTTTTTCTACGGCCTGTACATCCTAAGCCTGCAAAAGGCCGTCTCCGGCCTTGGGGCCAGCGATCCCCTGGCCATCACGGCCATGCTCTCCCTTGGCGCGGCGGCGCTCATCGGCTGCGGCATGGCGGCCATGGGCGACACCTTCGCCATCCCGGACACGGAATCGATCCTGGCGCTTCTGGCGTATGGCATCGTCTGCCAGGCCCTGGGCTCGCTTTTCATCACGCGCGGGCTGATGCTGGTCCGGGCCGCCCTGGCCGGGCTGATCCTTTTGCTCCAGCCGGTTTTGGCCTATGTCTGGGACATCCTGTTTTTCGCCAAGCCCATGAGCGCGGCCGAGCTGTCCGGCGCGGCCCTGGCCCTGGTGGGCATCTATCTCGGGTCCACACGGAGGAAAAAGGCATGA
- a CDS encoding PAS domain S-box protein yields the protein MKRFADIFVLTLFVFCAALSWIGLGLPNVFAGAADTQASDLEHLGVRPASDHVNITGKPVVFLGNQSLPPMNYLKDGRPVGIVIDLAEALAQRMHSPVEIRLMDWSEAQKLVVDGRADALLQINANPERLKIFDFSEPLLNSEFSIFTSSRYHGIKSMQDLRGLRVGVEGKGLPILLLQNDPQIIVEVIPNFVVGFGKLKDGEIDAVVADRWVGCYVLAENKIQNVKMIEEPISRSYSSIAVKKGNRLLLADINNALFEIRNDGTYDKILDKWRGKEIIFKTREQLERQTLYWTIASISLALMIAVFGIAAQAREIRRRRRSEEELRKSRATLNMILDTVPQSIFWKDVDGRYLGCNRLFAAAAGMEHPEAIVGKTDYDLPWTTEDTDAYRADDREVLGSNAPKRHIVETLRQANGSRIWIETTKLPLTDEKGHPFAVLGVYTDITARKKADETLKESITFLKTLGRLDEVIRKAPNVEQMMRDALDVVLDVMQADRAWLVYPCDVDTEFWSVPMERTRPGWPGGGASTDPFRLTPQNREAWRRFLAAEEPTSCGPGGDLPLEQSLMDEFGVKSFLALALFPKIDKPWLFGVHQCSWERAWSEVDKAVFKAMGSRIQEALNTLLFFGRLGESEEKFRTVADFTYDWEYWIAPDSQLVWMSPSCERVTGYTADDFLHSPELFRSIVHPEDVGLYDQHPRTSRQGPGAPCDIDFRIVHKSGRIVWLNHTCTDIGRPDGTSLGRRASNRDITDRKRAENSLARELAVNTAMSELSGALIDKATTLQDIADITQHYACSLTRSEHGFVSVLDQNTRDVVCYTLTRMLDKECQVEETEKRITFSPNPDGSYPTLWGHALNTRLCFYTNEPGSHPASCGVPRGHIPLRNFLAVPAMKGDKLIGLIALANTPEMYTDSDLEVIKRLAGLYALAIDRHDTLMDLWTTEQKIRALINATTDSVMLLDASGAILAVNEPGSRRRGLETRDMVGRAMENFLPPDVAAARKEGLTQIAKNRHWIDIDERVNGKCYQVRMFPVLDDSGEAVQVAVFSRDVTDRVRAEEALRAALANAEDLALKAEAANKAKSEFLANMSHEIRTPLNGIIGMLNLLESSSLGAEQQEYILMALNASKRLTRLLSDILDLSVIESGKLAVQSAPFSIMEVCTSINEIFDQDAAQKGLTLCCHIDENIPYNLIGDEIRLRQLLFNLVGNALKFTLKGKVEIQVDRVSQVGAVPCRILFTVADTGIGIPEHRLADIFEPFTQVEGSYVRRYQGAGLGLAIVRRLTRLMRGEVCIESEEGVGTSVYLVLPFDIAKPARAVSPVEELPEPRRGVEKVLILVVEDDAVNRVALKWQLEKVGYSVATAEDGSQALEYVLRNNVDAIIMDIQMPVMDGIEAARIIRGDVKFKEKSCIPIIAMTAYAMPGDREKILAAGLDGYLAKPVGKEQLTAMLSQFLERSGS from the coding sequence ATGAAACGTTTTGCAGATATATTTGTCTTGACGTTGTTTGTATTTTGCGCTGCGCTTTCATGGATAGGTCTTGGATTGCCCAATGTCTTTGCTGGTGCGGCAGACACGCAGGCATCCGATTTGGAGCATCTTGGAGTTCGACCGGCCTCAGATCATGTCAACATCACCGGAAAGCCTGTCGTATTCCTGGGAAATCAATCGCTCCCTCCGATGAACTACCTGAAAGATGGCCGGCCGGTTGGCATCGTCATCGATCTGGCTGAAGCCCTTGCGCAACGCATGCACTCCCCGGTGGAAATCCGGCTTATGGATTGGAGTGAAGCCCAGAAGCTTGTTGTCGATGGCCGGGCGGACGCGCTACTGCAGATCAACGCCAATCCTGAGCGGTTGAAGATATTTGATTTTTCGGAACCCCTGCTGAACTCTGAATTTTCGATTTTTACCTCGTCCAGGTATCACGGGATCAAATCCATGCAAGACCTTCGCGGGCTGAGGGTCGGAGTGGAAGGCAAGGGTCTGCCGATTCTTCTGCTGCAAAATGACCCTCAAATCATTGTCGAGGTCATTCCGAATTTCGTTGTGGGTTTCGGAAAGTTGAAAGATGGAGAAATTGACGCAGTGGTGGCGGATCGGTGGGTGGGATGCTACGTCCTTGCTGAAAATAAAATACAAAATGTCAAGATGATTGAAGAACCTATCAGTAGAAGCTATTCATCCATCGCGGTGAAAAAGGGGAATAGACTTCTTCTTGCTGATATAAATAATGCGTTATTTGAGATCAGAAATGATGGCACATACGACAAGATCCTTGATAAATGGAGAGGGAAGGAAATCATATTCAAGACCAGGGAGCAATTGGAGCGGCAGACGCTATACTGGACGATAGCATCTATTTCATTGGCATTGATGATTGCTGTTTTTGGCATAGCTGCGCAGGCCAGGGAAATCCGAAGGCGCAGGCGTTCGGAGGAGGAACTCCGCAAGAGCCGGGCGACCCTGAACATGATCCTGGATACCGTCCCGCAATCCATTTTCTGGAAGGATGTGGACGGCCGCTACCTCGGATGCAACCGTCTTTTCGCTGCTGCGGCCGGAATGGAGCATCCTGAGGCTATCGTAGGCAAAACAGACTATGATCTCCCCTGGACAACGGAGGATACCGACGCCTACCGCGCCGATGACCGGGAAGTGCTGGGAAGCAATGCTCCGAAACGCCATATTGTCGAGACGTTACGACAAGCGAACGGCTCCCGTATCTGGATCGAAACAACCAAGCTCCCCCTGACGGATGAAAAGGGGCACCCCTTTGCCGTGCTGGGCGTGTACACGGATATCACGGCCCGCAAGAAGGCTGATGAGACCCTCAAGGAAAGCATCACCTTCCTGAAGACCCTTGGACGCCTCGACGAGGTCATCCGGAAGGCGCCAAACGTGGAACAGATGATGCGCGACGCCCTGGATGTGGTCCTTGATGTCATGCAGGCCGACAGGGCCTGGCTTGTCTATCCCTGCGATGTCGACACCGAATTCTGGAGCGTCCCCATGGAGCGCACCAGGCCGGGATGGCCCGGCGGCGGCGCCTCAACGGATCCATTTCGGCTTACCCCGCAAAACCGGGAGGCCTGGAGACGCTTCCTGGCCGCGGAGGAACCGACCTCCTGCGGTCCGGGGGGAGATCTGCCCCTGGAGCAGTCTCTCATGGATGAGTTTGGCGTCAAATCCTTTCTCGCCCTCGCGCTTTTTCCCAAGATCGACAAACCATGGCTGTTCGGGGTGCACCAATGTTCGTGGGAACGCGCCTGGTCCGAGGTGGACAAGGCGGTTTTCAAAGCCATGGGAAGCCGCATTCAGGAGGCCTTGAATACGCTTCTGTTTTTCGGAAGACTGGGTGAGAGCGAAGAAAAATTTCGCACCGTTGCCGATTTTACCTACGACTGGGAGTACTGGATTGCTCCAGACAGCCAATTGGTGTGGATGTCGCCCTCCTGTGAAAGGGTGACAGGATACACGGCCGACGACTTCCTGCACTCGCCGGAACTCTTCCGGAGCATCGTTCACCCAGAGGATGTGGGACTGTATGACCAGCATCCGCGCACCTCGCGGCAAGGCCCAGGTGCGCCCTGCGATATTGATTTTCGCATCGTGCACAAGTCGGGGCGAATCGTTTGGCTCAACCACACCTGCACGGATATCGGCAGGCCGGACGGCACTTCGCTGGGCCGCCGCGCCAGCAACAGGGACATCACCGACCGCAAGCGGGCCGAGAACAGCCTGGCCAGGGAACTGGCCGTCAACACGGCCATGTCGGAACTGTCGGGTGCTTTGATCGACAAGGCCACCACGCTTCAAGACATTGCGGATATCACCCAACACTACGCCTGTTCCCTCACCCGTAGCGAGCATGGATTTGTCTCTGTGCTCGATCAGAATACCCGGGACGTTGTCTGTTATACCCTGACGCGGATGCTGGACAAGGAATGCCAGGTGGAGGAAACGGAGAAAAGGATCACGTTTTCCCCGAATCCAGATGGTAGCTATCCGACGCTATGGGGACACGCCCTCAATACGAGACTTTGCTTTTACACCAACGAACCCGGTTCACACCCGGCATCCTGCGGCGTTCCAAGAGGGCACATCCCGCTGCGGAACTTTCTTGCTGTTCCGGCGATGAAGGGCGACAAATTGATCGGTCTCATCGCCCTCGCCAATACGCCAGAGATGTATACGGATAGCGATTTGGAGGTGATCAAGCGTCTGGCCGGCCTGTACGCCCTGGCCATTGACCGCCACGACACCCTCATGGATCTGTGGACGACTGAGCAGAAGATACGGGCGCTTATCAACGCCACGACCGACTCGGTGATGCTTCTGGACGCCTCGGGCGCAATCCTGGCTGTCAATGAGCCGGGAAGTCGGCGACGCGGCCTGGAGACGCGGGACATGGTCGGCAGGGCCATGGAAAATTTTCTGCCCCCGGATGTTGCCGCGGCTCGCAAGGAAGGATTGACGCAGATCGCCAAGAACAGACATTGGATCGACATCGACGAGCGGGTCAACGGCAAGTGCTACCAGGTACGGATGTTTCCCGTCCTTGACGATTCGGGCGAGGCCGTCCAGGTCGCCGTCTTTTCCAGAGACGTCACGGATCGGGTCAGGGCGGAGGAGGCGTTGCGCGCCGCGTTGGCGAACGCGGAAGACCTCGCCCTGAAGGCAGAGGCCGCGAACAAGGCCAAAAGCGAGTTTTTGGCCAACATGAGCCACGAGATTCGCACTCCCCTCAACGGTATCATCGGGATGCTCAACCTGTTGGAATCCAGTTCCCTCGGTGCGGAGCAACAGGAATATATCCTCATGGCACTTAATGCCTCAAAGCGCCTGACACGCCTTTTGAGCGATATCCTGGACCTTTCCGTCATCGAGTCCGGCAAGCTTGCCGTCCAATCCGCACCATTCAGCATCATGGAAGTGTGCACGTCGATAAACGAAATTTTCGACCAGGACGCTGCTCAAAAAGGGCTAACCCTCTGTTGCCATATCGACGAAAACATCCCCTACAATCTCATCGGCGACGAAATACGGTTGCGGCAACTCCTGTTCAATCTTGTTGGAAACGCATTGAAATTCACGTTGAAAGGAAAAGTCGAAATTCAAGTAGACCGCGTATCCCAGGTTGGCGCTGTCCCCTGCCGTATCCTCTTCACTGTCGCCGATACGGGGATCGGCATCCCGGAACACAGGTTGGCGGACATCTTTGAACCCTTCACCCAGGTAGAGGGGTCTTATGTTCGTCGCTATCAAGGCGCGGGGCTGGGATTGGCCATCGTCAGACGTTTGACCCGTCTCATGAGAGGCGAGGTATGCATCGAGAGTGAGGAAGGGGTGGGGACCTCCGTGTATCTGGTCCTGCCGTTTGATATCGCGAAGCCCGCCCGTGCCGTTTCCCCTGTCGAGGAATTGCCCGAACCAAGGCGGGGCGTGGAAAAGGTCCTCATCCTGGTTGTCGAGGACGATGCCGTCAACCGAGTTGCCTTGAAATGGCAGTTGGAGAAAGTCGGGTATTCCGTCGCCACCGCCGAGGATGGGAGTCAGGCCCTGGAATACGTCCTCCGTAACAATGTCGATGCGATCATCATGGATATTCAAATGCCGGTCATGGACGGCATCGAGGCGGCGAGGATCATTCGCGGCGATGTAAAATTCAAGGAGAAATCGTGCATTCCGATTATCGCTATGACGGCCTACGCCATGCCTGGAGACCGGGAAAAGATCCTTGCCGCCGGGTTGGATGGCTACCTGGCCAAGCCGGTTGGAAAGGAGCAACTCACGGCAATGCTGTCGCAGTTTCTGGAGCGGTCCGGCTCATAG
- the thiL gene encoding thiamine-phosphate kinase: protein MSRIASEDAFLRLIDRHFPRRHPAVPLHRGDDAAVLDLPGRICLTTDLFLEDAHFRRAYFTPEDIGYKALAVNLSDVAAMGARPLGFSLVITSPADAGEDFWDGVFRGMAALADSLDTPLVGGDLNRGPSVALAVTAWGGPGPSGRFLTRGQGRPGDVLFVVGELGLAAVGLAVLEASGRTAVAAWPAATAAHLRPAARVEAGLALAEVPGVRGAMDVSDGLAADLPRFLAPQTGADIRLAPARPHAEVIAHAATHGLDPAEAAFLGGEDYALLGVAAPEALPEVLRAVPEAYPVGTVTAGPGITVNGRPASRRGFDHFESRPCCT, encoded by the coding sequence ATGAGCCGCATCGCCTCGGAAGACGCCTTCCTACGCCTCATCGACCGTCACTTCCCGCGCCGCCATCCGGCCGTGCCCCTGCATCGCGGCGACGACGCGGCCGTTTTGGACCTGCCGGGCCGGATCTGCCTCACCACGGACCTGTTCCTGGAGGACGCCCACTTCCGGCGCGCCTATTTCACGCCCGAGGACATCGGCTACAAGGCCCTGGCCGTAAACTTAAGCGACGTGGCGGCCATGGGCGCGAGGCCCCTGGGCTTTTCCCTGGTCATCACCTCCCCGGCCGACGCCGGCGAGGATTTCTGGGACGGCGTGTTTCGCGGCATGGCCGCATTGGCCGATTCCCTGGACACGCCCCTTGTCGGCGGCGACCTGAACCGGGGTCCCTCGGTGGCCCTGGCGGTCACTGCCTGGGGCGGGCCGGGGCCGTCGGGGCGGTTTCTCACGCGCGGACAGGGCCGGCCCGGAGACGTCCTTTTCGTCGTGGGCGAACTGGGGCTTGCCGCCGTGGGCCTGGCCGTCCTTGAGGCCTCGGGACGGACCGCCGTTGCGGCATGGCCGGCCGCCACCGCCGCCCACCTGCGCCCGGCCGCGCGCGTGGAGGCGGGTCTGGCCCTGGCCGAGGTCCCGGGCGTGCGCGGGGCCATGGACGTCTCGGACGGTCTGGCCGCCGACCTGCCCCGCTTCCTGGCCCCGCAAACCGGCGCGGACATCCGCCTGGCCCCCGCCCGGCCGCATGCCGAGGTGATCGCCCACGCCGCGACACACGGCCTGGACCCGGCCGAGGCCGCCTTTTTGGGCGGCGAGGACTACGCGCTTTTGGGCGTCGCGGCCCCCGAGGCCCTGCCGGAGGTGCTGCGGGCCGTACCCGAGGCCTATCCCGTCGGCACGGTCACGGCCGGGCCGGGCATCACCGTCAACGGCCGGCCGGCCAGCCGGCGCGGTTTCGACCATTTCGAGTCCCGCCCATGCTGCACTTGA
- the uvrA gene encoding excinuclease ABC subunit UvrA: MSFSSVIHIEGARHHNLKDLTLDIPRDKLVVVCGPSGSGKSTLAFDIVYAEGQRRYVESLSAYARQFLPQLDKPQVDKIEGLSPAISLEQQSATRNPRSTVGTVTEIHDFLRVFFARLGRPHCPNCGRPIQARTLDEIIADLMTLPEGAKLILMAPLVEHQKGTQADRLAKLKAQGFVRVRADGKITGLDPLPELEKNKRHTLDLVVDRLVAKPDIRSRLADSVELALRHGQGRLVVSVVGEKADRVFSTQSSCPDCAVSVPKPTPQLFSFNAPQGACPACAGIGSVEYYEPALLAPNKGLSLSQGAVLPWRGERVLARHRQSLEFVGARHGFTLDTPLSDFSPEALQALFFGDPAASYEGVVNLLERGQSLGPFWHDELARYRQTRPCPACGGARLRPESLAVRVGDLNIHEFCSLPIERALSWLDGLTFPGAAAVVAGPLLKELTHRLRFLAGVGLDYLCLARNMATLSGGEAQRIRLAGQLGSGLVGVTYVLDEPSIGLHPRDNARLLETLRSLQSRGNTVLVVEHDEATIKSADHVIELGPGSGWLGGEIVYQGDVAGMMEDPTSLTGKFLRGDLVIERPKTRRTPTGHLALRGVRTNNLKNLDCRIPLGCLTCVTGVSGSGKSSLVVDTLYKHLALARGIKVEAPGQIAGIEGAGAIEKIVAIDQTPIGRTPRSNPATYTKIFDEIRNIFAATQDARKRGYKPGRFSFNVSGGRCQACLGDGQIRVEMHFLPDIFVTCEVCGGLRYNRETLEVRYKGKNISEVLDMTVRQAGEFFENYPALRRRLDVLCEVGLEYLRLGQPATTLSGGEAQRIKISRELGKRSLPGTLYILDEPTTGLHMVEVGKLIAVLQKLVDRGASVVVIEHNTDVIMAADHVIDLGPGGGEAGGRIVSSGTPEEIMADPESVTGRFLV, encoded by the coding sequence ATGTCTTTCTCGTCCGTGATCCATATCGAGGGCGCCCGCCATCACAATCTCAAGGACCTGACCCTGGACATCCCCCGGGACAAGCTGGTGGTCGTGTGCGGCCCGAGCGGCTCGGGCAAGTCCACCCTGGCCTTCGACATCGTCTACGCCGAGGGCCAGCGCCGCTATGTCGAGTCCCTTTCGGCCTACGCCCGGCAGTTTCTGCCCCAGCTCGACAAGCCCCAGGTGGACAAGATCGAGGGCCTGTCCCCGGCCATCTCCCTGGAGCAGCAGTCGGCCACCCGAAACCCCCGCTCCACTGTGGGCACCGTGACCGAGATCCACGATTTTCTGCGCGTGTTTTTCGCCCGCCTGGGCCGGCCCCACTGCCCGAACTGCGGCCGGCCCATCCAGGCCCGCACCCTGGACGAGATCATCGCCGACCTCATGACCCTGCCCGAGGGCGCGAAACTCATCCTCATGGCCCCGCTGGTGGAACACCAGAAGGGCACCCAGGCCGACCGCCTGGCCAAACTCAAGGCCCAGGGGTTCGTGCGCGTCCGGGCGGACGGCAAAATCACGGGCCTGGACCCCCTGCCCGAGCTTGAAAAAAACAAGCGCCACACCCTGGATCTGGTGGTTGACCGGCTGGTGGCCAAGCCGGACATCCGCTCCCGGCTGGCCGACTCCGTGGAACTGGCCTTACGCCACGGCCAGGGCCGGCTGGTGGTCTCCGTGGTCGGCGAGAAGGCGGACCGGGTCTTTTCCACCCAAAGCTCGTGCCCGGACTGCGCCGTAAGCGTGCCCAAGCCCACGCCGCAGCTTTTCTCCTTCAACGCCCCCCAGGGCGCCTGTCCCGCCTGCGCCGGCATCGGTTCCGTGGAATACTACGAACCGGCGCTTCTGGCCCCCAACAAGGGCCTGTCCCTGAGCCAGGGGGCCGTCTTGCCCTGGCGCGGCGAGCGGGTCCTGGCCCGCCACCGCCAGTCCCTGGAATTCGTGGGCGCACGTCACGGCTTCACCCTGGACACGCCCCTGTCGGACTTTTCCCCCGAGGCCCTCCAGGCCCTTTTTTTCGGCGACCCGGCCGCCTCCTACGAAGGCGTGGTCAACCTCCTGGAGCGCGGCCAGTCCCTGGGTCCCTTCTGGCACGACGAGCTGGCCCGCTACCGCCAGACCCGGCCCTGTCCGGCCTGCGGCGGGGCCAGGCTGCGCCCCGAATCCCTGGCGGTCCGGGTCGGGGACCTGAACATCCATGAATTCTGCAGCCTGCCCATCGAGCGGGCGCTTTCCTGGCTGGACGGCCTGACGTTTCCCGGGGCGGCCGCCGTGGTGGCCGGGCCGCTTTTAAAGGAACTCACCCACCGCCTGCGGTTTCTGGCCGGGGTCGGGCTTGACTACCTGTGCCTGGCCCGCAACATGGCCACCCTGTCCGGCGGCGAGGCCCAGCGCATCCGGCTGGCCGGACAGCTCGGCTCCGGCCTCGTGGGCGTGACCTACGTGCTCGACGAGCCGAGCATCGGGCTGCACCCCCGGGACAACGCCCGGCTCCTTGAGACCCTGCGCAGCCTCCAGAGCCGGGGCAACACGGTGCTGGTGGTCGAGCACGACGAGGCCACCATCAAAAGCGCCGATCACGTGATCGAGCTTGGGCCCGGATCGGGCTGGCTCGGCGGCGAGATCGTCTACCAGGGCGACGTGGCCGGCATGATGGAGGACCCGACGTCCCTGACCGGCAAGTTTTTGCGCGGCGATCTGGTCATCGAGCGGCCGAAGACGCGCCGTACGCCCACGGGCCATCTGGCCCTGCGCGGGGTCCGGACCAACAACTTAAAAAACCTGGACTGCCGCATCCCCCTGGGCTGCCTGACCTGCGTCACGGGCGTGTCCGGCTCGGGCAAGAGTTCGCTTGTGGTGGATACCCTGTACAAGCACCTGGCCCTGGCCCGGGGCATCAAGGTGGAGGCCCCAGGCCAGATCGCCGGCATCGAGGGGGCGGGCGCCATCGAAAAGATCGTGGCCATCGACCAGACCCCCATCGGCCGCACCCCGCGCTCCAACCCGGCCACCTACACCAAGATCTTCGACGAGATCCGAAACATCTTCGCCGCGACCCAGGACGCCCGCAAGCGCGGCTACAAGCCCGGCCGGTTCAGCTTCAACGTCAGCGGCGGCCGGTGCCAGGCCTGCTTGGGCGACGGCCAGATACGGGTGGAGATGCATTTTCTGCCGGACATCTTCGTCACCTGCGAGGTCTGCGGCGGCCTGCGCTACAACCGGGAGACCCTGGAGGTGCGCTACAAGGGCAAAAACATCTCCGAGGTCCTGGATATGACCGTGCGCCAGGCCGGGGAGTTCTTCGAGAACTATCCGGCCCTTCGCCGCCGGCTGGACGTGCTTTGCGAGGTGGGCCTCGAATATCTGCGGCTTGGGCAGCCGGCCACCACCCTGTCCGGAGGCGAGGCCCAGCGCATCAAGATTTCCCGGGAACTGGGCAAGCGCAGCCTGCCCGGGACCCTGTACATCCTGGACGAGCCGACCACGGGCCTGCACATGGTGGAGGTGGGCAAGCTCATCGCGGTGCTGCAAAAGCTGGTGGACCGGGGGGCCAGCGTGGTGGTCATCGAGCACAACACGGACGTGATCATGGCCGCGGACCATGTCATCGACCTGGGGCCGGGCGGCGGCGAGGCCGGGGGGCGCATCGTGTCCAGCGGCACCCCCGAGGAGATCATGGCCGATCCCGAGTCCGTCACCGGGCGGTTTTTGGTCTAG
- a CDS encoding YhjD/YihY/BrkB family envelope integrity protein: protein MSHSSPAPTSRPPLPGLSRAVRAAAKDLPGAAAFVLTSFFRDRCLMQASALSFATVLSIVPFLAVAFAVTKGLGLYDAPQVRSLLLGLAAGQAEVADAVLQYIQNTNVKALGVVGTAFLLVTAVSLVGTIESALNAVWKASTDRGFRRRFVNYVTLILVCPVFLFAAFGATAGLRNMTLVRWLLEFTLVSRAYLLFLSLLPYLMIWMAFFLLYMFLPNTRVRFSSAALSAILAGTLWQMTQKLYIEYQAAATGYNAVYGSFAQIPLLFVWLYVSWVIVLAGAEVGHALQRYRDIRDQERDAGLSPADRRTLGLALLALLARDADDRSPPTSTPALADRLDAPRQGVQRLLAVFGASGIAAGVSAPNGETVWLLSAPPDKITVAEAVAAMDRARPNDAPGPPEFLTRNAPLVERLAALSEQARETATLRDLAQGEGACDLAPTARP from the coding sequence ATGTCACACTCCTCGCCGGCCCCCACCTCCCGGCCCCCGCTCCCCGGCCTTTCCCGCGCCGTCCGCGCGGCGGCGAAGGACCTCCCCGGGGCCGCCGCTTTCGTTTTGACGTCCTTTTTCCGGGACCGCTGCCTGATGCAGGCCTCGGCCCTGTCCTTTGCCACGGTGCTGTCCATCGTGCCCTTTCTGGCCGTGGCCTTCGCCGTGACCAAGGGCCTTGGCCTGTACGACGCGCCCCAGGTGCGCTCCCTGCTGCTCGGGCTTGCCGCCGGCCAGGCCGAGGTGGCCGACGCGGTCCTGCAATACATCCAGAACACCAACGTCAAGGCCCTGGGCGTGGTGGGCACGGCCTTTCTGCTGGTGACGGCGGTGTCGCTGGTGGGGACCATCGAATCGGCGCTCAACGCCGTGTGGAAGGCCTCGACGGACCGGGGCTTCAGGCGACGCTTCGTCAACTACGTGACCCTGATCCTGGTCTGTCCGGTTTTTCTCTTCGCGGCCTTCGGGGCCACGGCGGGACTGCGGAACATGACCCTGGTACGCTGGCTGCTGGAATTCACGTTGGTCAGCCGAGCCTATCTGCTTTTCCTGTCCCTTCTGCCCTATCTTATGATCTGGATGGCCTTTTTTCTGCTCTATATGTTTTTGCCGAACACCAGGGTCCGGTTTTCGAGCGCGGCCCTGTCCGCGATCCTCGCCGGCACCCTGTGGCAGATGACCCAGAAGCTGTACATCGAATACCAAGCCGCGGCCACCGGGTACAACGCCGTCTACGGCAGCTTCGCCCAGATACCGCTTCTTTTCGTGTGGCTGTACGTCAGTTGGGTGATCGTGCTTGCCGGGGCCGAGGTGGGCCACGCCCTGCAACGCTACCGGGACATCCGGGACCAGGAACGCGACGCGGGACTAAGCCCGGCCGACCGCCGCACCCTGGGCCTTGCCCTGCTGGCGCTTCTGGCCAGGGACGCCGACGACCGTAGCCCGCCCACGTCCACGCCCGCCCTGGCCGACCGCCTGGACGCGCCGCGCCAGGGCGTTCAAAGGCTTCTGGCCGTTTTCGGGGCATCCGGCATCGCGGCCGGGGTCAGCGCCCCGAACGGAGAAACCGTCTGGCTTTTGTCCGCTCCTCCGGACAAAATCACCGTGGCCGAGGCCGTGGCCGCCATGGACCGGGCCCGTCCGAACGACGCCCCGGGTCCGCCCGAGTTTCTCACCCGAAACGCCCCCTTGGTCGAACGTCTGGCCGCCCTCTCGGAACAGGCCCGGGAAACCGCCACCCTGCGCGATCTGGCCCAGGGGGAAGGGGCCTGCGACCTCGCCCCGACAGCCCGGCCCTGA